The DNA window TGCTTATGATTGGTTTTTTTATGTCTATCCCCATTGCTTTTTCGCAAGATGTAGGAGCTACCTTTTGTTGGCAATACCAAGAAATTTATGGTGGACATCGTGGTTACATTTACAACAAGTCGATTGTAACAGACAACTTACCCAGCACCACGACCCCTGAATGGATAGGAATGACCCAATGGTGGGAAAATTTAGCCGAAGAAATTGATTATTCAGGAATTGATTTTATCGCTTTATTGAGCCGAGGAGATCAGCCCAATGCGCCCGATCGAGGAAACGGAAACCCCACACATATTGCTAAAATGGTTACTGCAATGACCACCCGGGGAACAACCAATTTCAAATTGGCTATTTTCGATGACTGCCCCAACTCTTGGACCGGAAGTAAAAATTGGAATGAATCTGGTGGGACTGATTACAACACGACAACCAACAAATTTGATTGTAGTGTAACGGCCAACTACAAATACATTTGGGATTACAATCTTAGACCTGCGATTGCAGCAATTCCTGATAACAAACGTTATAAAATAGATGGAAGAATGGCCATCTTTTTTTGGTCAGTAAAACCTACTTGGATGAGCAATACACAAGGGAATCTTTCCAAAATCCTGAATCACATTCGAACCAAATGTCAGACCGAATTTGGATTTGTACCCTATATTATCATTGATAAAGATTGGCTCGATAATGATAGCACTTTATCAACTGCTACTGTTGATCAGGTTCATGGATGGTTTTCGGCTGCGGGAAATACCTCGTACACGCTGGAAACTTGGAATGGAAAAAAAGCAGGGGCTCTCTGCCCTGGCTTTGGTAAACCGACCGAAACAACTGCTTTCTTAGACCCGAGCATGGGCACTACAGATAATGGAAAGCGATTAAAAACTGGCCTAACTGCGACTGTGGATTCCGGAGCCAGAACTACCTTGGTAGAGGGCTTTACTGATTCAGCCGAGGGAGCCGCTTTATGGCGTAGCAATGACAGTGACTATTACGATTATCCAAATCAAAGACTCAACATTTTGAGAAGATACACTAGCGACCCCTATCCCACTAACCTCAAAGTGGAAGCCGAAGCTTGTGACTTTAATTCAGATGTCACTGCCACCAATACTGGAGGTAAATTTTTGAAAGCAGGAAATCTGGATGTTGAAGAATGTTCAGACCAATATAGCGGATGGAATGTAACCGATACCCAAGCCAATGAATGGATGGAATGGAGAGAATTACCACTATTGAAAGAAACCAAATTCAAACTCCGATACAAATCAACAGCAGCTGCATCTATTAAATTTTCGGTAGATGGCACAGCACTTTCCACCATATCCTTAGCTTCAACCGCTGGGGCTTGGACCACAATCGATGCCGGAAATTACTCCACGGCAAACAACAGTTTGCACACCGTGAGGCTAACTATTGTTTCTGGTTCACCTGACATCAATTATTTTTCTAGAGTTAACGCAATCGTTGTAGTGACTAGTGTGGCCGTTACTCCAGCAACTGCCACCATTACCGATGGGGCTACCCAACAACTTACGGCTACTGTAGCACCGAGCAATGCAAGCAATAAAACGGTAACTTGGACTTCTAGTAATACCGCTGTGGCTACGGTCAATGCCTCGGGATTGGTAACTGCAGTAAATCCTGGAACTGCTACCATTACAGCAACTACTCAGGATGGCGCCAAAACAGATACTTCAGTGATTACCGTTACGGGCGTGTCGAATGTAATGCAAAATCTCCAAGCAGAAAGCGCTACTTATGTCGGAGCTGTACTCGCCACCAACCAAACCGGATACAAAGGAACTGGTTTCGTAGATTTTGTAAATGATACTGGTGATTATATTCAATGGTCGGTCAATGTTCCTACTGCTGGAACTTATGAATTGAGCTTTAGATATGCGTTACCAAACGGTGGACGTCCGCTCGAATTAAAAGTAAATGGCACAGCGAAAATCGCCTCTTTCGACTTCCCAGCTACTGGATTATGGAATACTTGGTCCACCGTATCGACCAGCCAAACCTTGAACGCCGGAAATAATACCATCAGACTTACTACTATTGGCAGCAATGGCGGCAATATCGATTTACTTTCTGTAGCGCCTTATGTAGACACTTGCGATGCGTTGAGTACTTGGGATTCGGCTGCAGCCAATGCCCTGACCTATACCTCAACGAATAAAAAACAAGGAACAGGAGCTGTTCAAATGGTAGGCAGTGGCACGGAAGAATTCAAAAAAGTATTTTCTCCTGCCTTCAATTCCGGCACTACTGTGGCCAACGGGCTGTTGAACTTTTGGTACTACATCTCTGATGTGAGCAAAACGGGCACTGTAATTGTCGAGCTAGGAAGCGGAGGTGCAGCAGATGTCAATGAATTAAGTTGGTCCTTAAGCGGCTTAGTCAATGGATGGAATGAAATTAGCTTGCCTTTGAGCAGCGCAAATCAAACAGGTACCGCCAATTTGAATGCGATCAATTGGTTCCGTCTTTTCAGTTCAAAAACGGCGAGTATCACTACCCGAATCGATGCGATTCAACTACTGAATTCCGCCACAGTAGCTTCTTCTCAGCGAAAAGCGAATACCTTAGGAACAGTGGAGAATAGCCTTACTAATGCTGCTACAAAATCCATTACCGTTTATCCAAATCCATACAAAGACGGCACATTGTCACTAGATATTCTTGGTTTTGAAGCATCGAAAGCAGTCCAACTTAAAATCACTAATTTGTTAGGGCAAGTGATTCATCAAGAAATCTTAACGGATACGGCGCACAAAGAATTGAATTTATCCGGACGTTTGAACGAAGCCGTTTACTTTATTTCACTTGAAGATGGTGACAATAAAATAGTCAAAAAACTAATGGTAAAATAAGTATTCATTAAAAACCCGTAAATTAGGAATTCTAAAGTAGCGTTCCGATTTATGGGTTTCTTTTTTCTATTAATTCTTAAATTAAAAAAAATGAAAAAAATTTATGCTTCTACATTGCTTTTGCTTTGTTTCTTAACCTCAAGCTGGAGCCAAAATATTGTTTATCCTTGGCGTGCCACAACGGCCATTGTAAAAACCGGGCAAACTTTTGAAGTTTGGTTTAATGCCGCCAGCGGACAAACCGTGAATTCAATTGAACTCAAAAGTCCCTATATTACCCTAAACACATCGATAAATACGGTAACTGGCAATTGGACGTACGATGCATTGTCTGGCAACAAATACAACCAAAAAATTACGGTAACCGTTCCGACAACAGCCCCAGCCGACCGCTATGATTTAGTACTCCTTACTTCGTCTGGCAATATCACTTCCTTTGGCGGTGTCAAAGTGCTCAAAGAATTCAAATCCGATTATTATATTATGCATTGGTCCGATGGGCATTTGTACCAAAACGGTTATGACACCAACCTTTTAATGAAAAGAAAGGATAAAATGATTGATATTGCTAATATTATCGACGCTGAAATCATCATTGAAACGGGTGACAATATGTATAATGTTCGAAATAATCCTTCCCGTGAAGTTGATTATTTTATTGGCAATACAACGCAAGGCACAAAAGGAATGGCCAAAGCAACGGCTGCCACTTTTATGACACCAGGCGACCACGAAGGATTAAACGGCAACGACTATGCGCAAGGAACCGTTCAGGAAAACTCAGACTTCTTTAATGATTATTATGGCTTGCAATTTCATTATTTCAAATATGGAAATGCACGCTTTATGAATTTAAATAATGCTTGGGGATTATCAGCAACCAATAATGGCGTTCACCAATATGAAGTAGATGAGTCGAAAGCTTGGCTAGATGGCGCAGGTAGTGGTGGAAATTTTTTAGTTACTTCGGGTCATTGTTACGATAGAATACATAAGTTCATAAATGATTATAAACCGCTTGATTTGGTTTTAGCGGGAGACAAGCATCATTCTGGACCGGAAAATCCGTGGGCAATAGCAACAGGAAGCCCGAACATCGCCTACATTGTGAACTCTATACGGGATCATTTTCAATTTAATATCTTCAAAGTAAACAACTCCGCTGGAACATTTACAAAACCTGCAGGTCCTACAGCGATGATTAATGTCCTCAATAGTGGTGACGAAGATGTACCATCGACTTGGGTAACCAACTTAAATTTATCCTTTTCCAGTTCAAATACGGGTACAGTTACTTCCAATACTGCCACAATTGATAATAAATTCGATTTCCCAATAACAGGAGCAAAAGTGCGGTTTGTTGTACCCAAAGGCAATGAGTATACTGTTACCAATGGAACAATTACGCAGGAATTTGATGGAACTACCTACCACATCGTTGATGTTGCAACCGATCTTAGTGCCAATGCTACTAAAGCGATTAGCATTTCTAAAATTACTACCATTCCTGTTACAAGCGTAAGCCTGACACCGGCGACTGCAACAATTATCGACGGAAATACCCAACAACTTTCGGCTACTATTGCACCCACAAATGCTAGCAATAAAACAGTAAGCTGGTCTTCCTCCAATACTGCTGTGGCCACTGTTACAACTTCAGGTTTGGTTACTGCTATAGCGGCTGGAACGGCGACGATAACAGTTACGACCCAAGATGGAAGCAAAACGGATACTTCGGTAATTACAGTAACTGTTCCTGTAACTAGTGTGAGTGTTTCTCCAGCAACTGCAACAATTATCGACGGAAATACCCAACAACTTACCGCTACTATTGCACCCACAAATGCCAGCAATAAAACAGTGAGCTGGTCTTCATCGAATACGGCTGTGGCTACGGTAAATGCATCTGGATTGGTCACTGCGGTTGCGGCTGGAACGGCGACGATAACAGTTACGACCCAAGATGGAAGCAAACCGGATACATCGGTAATTACAGTAACTGTTCCTGTAACTAGTGTGAGTGTTTCTCCAGCAACTGCAACAATTATCGACGGAAATACCCAACAACTTACCGCTACTATTGCACCCACAAATGCAAGCAATAAAACAGTGAGCTGGTCTTCATCGAATACGGCTGTGGCTACGGTAAATGCATCTGGATTGGTCACTGCTATAGCGGCTGGAACGGCGACGATAACAGTTACAACCCAGGATGGAAGCAAAACGGATACTTCGGTAATTACAGTAACTGCAGTAATTGCCGGACCTCAAGTGCTTCAGGCTGAAAACGCTGCTTATAGTGGAGCCGTTGTTGCTACCAATCAAACAGGATACAATGGCAGTGGCTTCATTGATTTTACCAACAATACAGGAGACTATCTACAATGGACAGTCAACGTCCCCACCGCAGGATCCTACGATTTAAGTATTAGATACTCCTTATTAACTGCTGGCCGCCCTCTTGAACTCAAAGTAAATGGAACTGTAAAAGTGGCTTCATTAGATTTTCCTGCCACAGGATCTTGGTCTACTTGGTCCGTGCTCACTAGCACGCAAACCTTGATTGCAGGAAGCAATACCATCAGGTTAACCACTATTGGCAGCAATGGCGGAAATATTGATGAATTGACTGTGGCTCCCGTCGCCAAATATTTAGATACTTGCGACGCAATAACCAACTGGGGGTCAGCAAGCTCTAACGCTATTTCGTATTTTACTACCGACAAAAAACAAGGCTCGGGTTGCATTCAAATGATAGGCAGCACGACAGAGGAATTCAAAAAAGTATTCTCTACTCCTTTCAATTCAGGAACTACCATCGCCAATGGCGCCTTGTCTTTCTGGTATTATGTGTCAGATGTTTCCAAAATCGGAACCGTTAGAGTCGAATTAGGCAGCGGTGGCGCCGCAGATGTCAATGAATTAAGCTGGGCTTTGAGTGGATTAGCTAATGGGTGGAATCAAATCATTCTTAATACGGCCGACGCCAGTATTGCGGGAACTCCAAATATGAGCGCCCTGAATTGGTTCCGCATTTATGACACTAAAACAGCGAGCATCACCACACGAATCGACGCAATTCAAGTTATGGATGCCAGCATACCTCCTAGTACGCAACGAAAAGCAAATACCTTAGGAACAGTAGCGAATGAGCGTACTAATGCTGCTACAAAATCCATTACCGTTTATCCAAATCCATACAAAGACGGCACATTGTCACTAGATATTCTTGGTTTTGAAGCATCGAAAGCAGTCCAACTTAAAATCACCAATTTGTTAGGGCAAGTGATTCATCAAGAAATCTTAACCGATACGGCG is part of the Flavobacterium nackdongense genome and encodes:
- a CDS encoding Ig-like domain-containing protein, with the translated sequence MKKIYASTLLLLCFLTSSWSQNIVYPWRATTAIVKTGQTFEVWFNAASGQTVNSIELKSPYITLNTSINTVTGNWTYDALSGNKYNQKITVTVPTTAPADRYDLVLLTSSGNITSFGGVKVLKEFKSDYYIMHWSDGHLYQNGYDTNLLMKRKDKMIDIANIIDAEIIIETGDNMYNVRNNPSREVDYFIGNTTQGTKGMAKATAATFMTPGDHEGLNGNDYAQGTVQENSDFFNDYYGLQFHYFKYGNARFMNLNNAWGLSATNNGVHQYEVDESKAWLDGAGSGGNFLVTSGHCYDRIHKFINDYKPLDLVLAGDKHHSGPENPWAIATGSPNIAYIVNSIRDHFQFNIFKVNNSAGTFTKPAGPTAMINVLNSGDEDVPSTWVTNLNLSFSSSNTGTVTSNTATIDNKFDFPITGAKVRFVVPKGNEYTVTNGTITQEFDGTTYHIVDVATDLSANATKAISISKITTIPVTSVSLTPATATIIDGNTQQLSATIAPTNASNKTVSWSSSNTAVATVTTSGLVTAIAAGTATITVTTQDGSKTDTSVITVTVPVTSVSVSPATATIIDGNTQQLTATIAPTNASNKTVSWSSSNTAVATVNASGLVTAVAAGTATITVTTQDGSKPDTSVITVTVPVTSVSVSPATATIIDGNTQQLTATIAPTNASNKTVSWSSSNTAVATVNASGLVTAIAAGTATITVTTQDGSKTDTSVITVTAVIAGPQVLQAENAAYSGAVVATNQTGYNGSGFIDFTNNTGDYLQWTVNVPTAGSYDLSIRYSLLTAGRPLELKVNGTVKVASLDFPATGSWSTWSVLTSTQTLIAGSNTIRLTTIGSNGGNIDELTVAPVAKYLDTCDAITNWGSASSNAISYFTTDKKQGSGCIQMIGSTTEEFKKVFSTPFNSGTTIANGALSFWYYVSDVSKIGTVRVELGSGGAADVNELSWALSGLANGWNQIILNTADASIAGTPNMSALNWFRIYDTKTASITTRIDAIQVMDASIPPSTQRKANTLGTVANERTNAATKSITVYPNPYKDGTLSLDILGFEASKAVQLKITNLLGQVIHQEILTDTAHKELNLSGRLNEAVYFISLEDGDNKIVKKLMVK
- a CDS encoding DUF5010 domain-containing protein, giving the protein MKKQRLQISLLMIGFFMSIPIAFSQDVGATFCWQYQEIYGGHRGYIYNKSIVTDNLPSTTTPEWIGMTQWWENLAEEIDYSGIDFIALLSRGDQPNAPDRGNGNPTHIAKMVTAMTTRGTTNFKLAIFDDCPNSWTGSKNWNESGGTDYNTTTNKFDCSVTANYKYIWDYNLRPAIAAIPDNKRYKIDGRMAIFFWSVKPTWMSNTQGNLSKILNHIRTKCQTEFGFVPYIIIDKDWLDNDSTLSTATVDQVHGWFSAAGNTSYTLETWNGKKAGALCPGFGKPTETTAFLDPSMGTTDNGKRLKTGLTATVDSGARTTLVEGFTDSAEGAALWRSNDSDYYDYPNQRLNILRRYTSDPYPTNLKVEAEACDFNSDVTATNTGGKFLKAGNLDVEECSDQYSGWNVTDTQANEWMEWRELPLLKETKFKLRYKSTAAASIKFSVDGTALSTISLASTAGAWTTIDAGNYSTANNSLHTVRLTIVSGSPDINYFSRVNAIVVVTSVAVTPATATITDGATQQLTATVAPSNASNKTVTWTSSNTAVATVNASGLVTAVNPGTATITATTQDGAKTDTSVITVTGVSNVMQNLQAESATYVGAVLATNQTGYKGTGFVDFVNDTGDYIQWSVNVPTAGTYELSFRYALPNGGRPLELKVNGTAKIASFDFPATGLWNTWSTVSTSQTLNAGNNTIRLTTIGSNGGNIDLLSVAPYVDTCDALSTWDSAAANALTYTSTNKKQGTGAVQMVGSGTEEFKKVFSPAFNSGTTVANGLLNFWYYISDVSKTGTVIVELGSGGAADVNELSWSLSGLVNGWNEISLPLSSANQTGTANLNAINWFRLFSSKTASITTRIDAIQLLNSATVASSQRKANTLGTVENSLTNAATKSITVYPNPYKDGTLSLDILGFEASKAVQLKITNLLGQVIHQEILTDTAHKELNLSGRLNEAVYFISLEDGDNKIVKKLMVK